Within the Aeromicrobium sp. Root236 genome, the region CGGTCGTGTCGGCGTGCTCGTTGGTACGCGCCGACGTGCCGGCGATGGACATCGTCGCCGGCGTCCCGGCGGTCTCGATCGGCACCCGTCGGTCGACCCTCGACTACCGTCCGGTCTTCCGGCCGCTGTTCTTCTGAGTCGCCGCGTGCCCGACCTGGCGAGCGCCACGCTCCTCTACCTTGCGCCCCGTGGGGGTACGTCGGGCGTCGGCGACCACGCGGACGACTTCGTCGCCGCCGTAGCGCCACACCTCGGCGAGGTCGTCGAGCTGCGGCACGGGCCGCCGCGCGAGGACGGCATCGCGGACGTCCTTCGCGTACGACGGGCGCTCCGCGCGGCACTCGCGGAACGCGGCGACCGCCCGGTCATCGTGCACGCGGAGCTCAGCGGCGGATCGCTTGCCGGCCTGTGGGCGGCCGCCGGAGCCGACGCGACGATCCGCACCGCAACGTTGCACGATCCGCCGCGACCGGTCTGGTATCCCTACCTGACCAGGGGCCTCGCCCGCAGTCGCTACGTCGTGCACGGTGCGCACCTCCCGCTCAACCGCCTGACCGCACGCATGGAGCGGCGCCTGATGCGGAACGTCCACGCGTTCGCGCTCAGCGCCGAGGGTGTCGATGCGATGACCGCGGCGCGCATCGGCGCCTCGCAGTCCGCGAGCCATCTGCTCGTCCCCGAGCGCGCGTCGCTGCCACCGGCGGCTGACCGCCCCCGCGCGGTCGGCCTGTTCGGCCACGTCTACCGCGGCAAGGGCTTCGAGCAGCTCGTCGCGATCCGTGAGGCCCTCGACCCCGGCATCGCGTTGCGGGTGGCCGGCCGCGGCACCGCCGACCTGCCACCGACACCGGGCGTCGAGATCCTCGGCGAGGTGCGCGGCAGGGCCGAGGACGACTTCTTCGCCTCCGTCCGTGCGCTGCTCCTCCCGTACGAGCGCCGGTACGTCTACGGCACCGAGGTGTTCCCGGCGTCGAGCGTCCTGACGCGGGCGATCGCGTATCGGACCCCCTCGCTCAGCACCGCCGTCGGCCCGCTGACGGGCGCCGCCCGTGACGGCGCGACGATCGCCTTGGACGGCGACGGTCCGGCGGTCGCGGCGGCAGCGTCCGACCTCGTCGACGACGCCGACCGCCTGCGCGCGGCGACCGACGACCTGGACGCCTTCGCCGCGACGCAGACCGTCGAGTCGGCCATCGCGCCCTACCTGCAGGCGTGGTCGCGGTGATCCGGCGCGTCTCCCGGCAGGTCGCCGAGACCGTGCTGGCGTCGGGGTGGATGTATCTCGGCCGGTTCATCGGGCTCTTCTGGGCGGTGCTGCTGACCCGTGAGATGGGCATCGCGGTCTACGGCGCGTACGCCATCGCCATCGCGATCTCGGTGCTCATCACCGTGCCGCTCGACCACTACTACGTCGTCCGCATCCTGCGCGTCGACAAGCCGACGTTCCTCGGCGACCGGTCGACACGGCTCGTCGGCGGCCTCGCACTGCTCGCCGTGGGCGCGATCCTGCTGCAGGGCGATCACTACCTGAGCGGCTTCGCGATCGGCAAGGCCGGCGGCGAGATGGCGTTCAACGCGGCCAAGAGCGAGTTCATCCGCGTCGGCCATCCCGCGCGTGCGATGGGCCTCGACACGGCCCGACAGCTGATCGGCTTCGGTGCGACGGCCGCCTACTTCCTCGGCGTCGACAGCCCGACGCTCCTGGGCATCGCTGCGTGGACGCTCGCCAGCTTCGTGCCGTTCCTTGCCTGGGCCGCGTGGATCTCGTGGGGTCACCGTCCACTGCGCCCCGAGATCACCGCCCGCACGGCCGCGATCATCGGTGAGGCCGTCGGAGGTGCGGTCTACGCGCAGGCCGACATCGTCATGCTCGGCGCGCTCGCCTCCAAGGAGTCGGCGGGCTACTACGCGTACGGGAGCCTGCTGATCTGGTCGTTGGCAGCGGTCGGGCAGAACTACAGCTACACGTTCACCGAGCGCCTCCGCGAAGCCGGCGGCCACGCGTCCGCGGGCCCGGCGGTCGGTCCATCGGTGCGGTTGTCGCTGGGCCTCGGCGGCATCGTCGCGGCCGTGGCCGTGGTCATGCCGTTCGCGGACGCGCCGGCCGAGCTGGTCTGGACCTTCGCGATCCTCGCGGTCGTCGCGGTGCCGCGCACGCTCAGCAGCATCTTCACGACGGTCCTCGCGGTGCAGAAGCGCGACCGGTTCCGCACCGTCGTCACCTGGATCTCGGTCGCCGTGAAGTTCCCGCTGCTACTGGCCGTCGGCCACCTCGGCGGGCCCGCCGCTGCGGCGGCGTTCCTCGTCTCGGACATCGTCATGACGTACGCCTATGGCCGCGCCGTCCACCGGCCGGTCGAGGTCGACGAGGGGCGGACGCCGTGAAGGTGGCCTTCCTGCTGTCCAAGGATCCCGCGACGACGCACGGCGGGGACCTGACGATCTCGCGCGAGCTCATGGCGATCAGCCGCAGCGCGCACGAGACGGTCGGCCTCTGCCTGTCGCCGGACGTCACCTCGACCCGGCTCGACGGCGATCTCTGGAAGGTGCCCAAGCCCGCCGTCGCCCCCGCCGCGATCGCGCTGCGCAGCCTCCGTCGCCGCCGCAGCCTCGTGCACACACGCTTCGACGACGACGCGTACGTCGAGGCGCTCGACACGATCGAGGCGGACGTCTACGTCGCCGACCACAGCTACATGGCCGAGCCGTTCCTGCGGTCCCGTTGGGCCGGCAGCAAGCCGCTGCTGGTCAACACCGTCATCTCCGAGTCGCTCGTGTGGTCCGAGACCCGTGGCATCGTGGGCCGGATCGACAGCGTCCGCATCCGCCGCGACGAGCTGCGGGTGGCCCGTGCGGCACGCGGCGTTGGCACGTACGACGCCGACGAAGCCGCCTACTATCGGTCGCATGGCGTCCCTCGCGCGCGGTGGCTGGACGTCACGCTCGCGCCCAAGCCCGCCGTGGACGTTGCAGCCAGCGGGCGGCGCCTGGTGTTCGTCGGCGAGCGCGCCTGGCCGCCCAACCAGCAGGCGTTCGAGACGTTGCTGGAGTGGTGGCCCGACATCTCGCGCGGCATCGACGACGCCGAGCTGTGCGTCGTCGGCAACCGCGAACGTACGCTCGCGCTGCCTCCAGGCGTGCAGGACCTCGGCTTCGTGCCCGACCTCGACGCGTTCCTCGGGACGTGCCGCGCGGTGGTTGCGCCCGTGACGACCGGGGGCGGCGTACGCGTCAAGATCCTCGATGCCGCAAGCCGCGGTCTGCCGGTCGTGGCGACGTCGGCGGCCGTCGGCTCGCTGTCGAGCGTCTTCGAGATCCCACCCCATGACGACCGCGAGGGCTTCGTCGAGGCCGCTCGCGCGATGCTGCTGGACCGTGACGCGGCGGCCGCCGAGGGCACCCGCATCCACACGATCAACGCCGACCGTTGGGCCGCCGGGGTGCCGCAGGGCACGGTCCTGGACTGGATCGCGTCATGACCGACATCAAGACGAGGACCGAACCGGTGGCCTGGACCGCGCTGGCAGGCATCGTCACGGCCGCCGTGGTCTTCGCCCTGATCGGCCCCGACGGCATCGGCCCGCTCACGGTGATGGGGCTGTTCGGCGCGATCGCGGCCTATGTCGTCATCGCGCATCCTCAGGCCGTGTTCCGCTTCACCGGGTTCGTGCTCGCCGGAGCACCGCTGCTGCCCGCCCCGGGCTTGGGCGCGCCGCTGATCCTCGTGCTCGGCATCGCGGTGTGGGTGGCGCTCGCCATGGCCGTACGCCCGCCGGTCCGCCTCGGCTGGGTCGAGGCCCTGATCGCGCTGTCGGTCATCGCCTCGGGCATCTCCGTGCTCGTGACGTCGCCCGACCTGACCTCGATCGTCGAGTACGGCCGCTGGGTCATCGCGTTCGTCCTGGTCATCCCGCTACGGATGCTGAGTGCCCGCGACCTGGTCTCGTTCGGTCGCGCGTTCGTCTCGGGCGCGTGCTTCGGGTCCGCCGTCGGCATGCTGCTCGTCGCGGTCGACCGCAAGGGTTACCTGCTCGACCAGCTCACGGCGTTCGGCTACGACGTGCGCGGCGGCAACCTTCGCATCGTCAAGGGCTCGGAGGAGACCTCGTTGCGGCTCACCGGGACGTACGTCGACCCCAACATGGGCGGGTTCGTCCTCGTCGTCGGGCTGGTCCTCGCGGTGGCGCTCCTGCGCGGCGTCCCCCGCGTCGTGGTGACCGGCATCATCGGTGCGGCGGTCCTGCTGACCCTCAGCCGTACGTCGATCGCCACCGTCGCGGCCGCGTTCATCGTCATCGTGGTCCTCGGCAACGTCGGCGTACGCGCACGGCTCGGCATGATCGTCGCCGTCGCGGCCTCTGCGGTGAGTGCGCTCGCGATCCCCACCGTGCGGCACCGGCTGCTCGACTCGTTCGGCCCGACCGACGCCGGCACGGTGGCCCGACGGGCGGCGTTCAACGACTACACCGACGCGATGCGGCACCACTGGTGGTTCGGCAAGGGGTGGGGCATCGAGGAGTTCCGCGACCCGACGGTGGGGCAGATGACCAACTTCGTGGCCAACGCGCCCCTCCTGACGGTCTATCGTGCGGGGGTGTTCGTGGGTGCCCTCTTCGTCGTGCTGCTGATCGCCGGCATGTTCCGCTCCGTCGGCCTGCTGCAGCGCGGAAGCTTCCCGCAGGCGGTCGTCGCGGCGGGCTTCGTCGCGGTCGCCCTCGTCGCACTGCAGCTCGACTTCCCGGTCGCGCTGCTGCCGCCGGCGACGATGTCGTTCGCGGTGCTGCTGGCGTTCGTCTCGCACGACCGGTGGACCGGCGAGCCCGGCGGTGACCCACCATGACCGGGCGCACCCGGCTCGTCGGGCTCGACGGGCCGCGCGGCATCGCCTGCCTCTGCGTCCTCGCAGTCCACACGATCGCGTTCTTCGCGCCCTTGCAGCTCGACCGGTTCCACCTGACGTACCTCAGCGAGGCGATCGTCTACTTCTTCGCGATGTCGGGCTTCCTGATCTACCTGCCGTTCGTCCGCGCGTACGCCGCGGGGCAGCCACGCCCCAGTCT harbors:
- a CDS encoding glycosyltransferase family 1 protein, which codes for MPDLASATLLYLAPRGGTSGVGDHADDFVAAVAPHLGEVVELRHGPPREDGIADVLRVRRALRAALAERGDRPVIVHAELSGGSLAGLWAAAGADATIRTATLHDPPRPVWYPYLTRGLARSRYVVHGAHLPLNRLTARMERRLMRNVHAFALSAEGVDAMTAARIGASQSASHLLVPERASLPPAADRPRAVGLFGHVYRGKGFEQLVAIREALDPGIALRVAGRGTADLPPTPGVEILGEVRGRAEDDFFASVRALLLPYERRYVYGTEVFPASSVLTRAIAYRTPSLSTAVGPLTGAARDGATIALDGDGPAVAAAASDLVDDADRLRAATDDLDAFAATQTVESAIAPYLQAWSR
- a CDS encoding lipopolysaccharide biosynthesis protein encodes the protein MVAVIRRVSRQVAETVLASGWMYLGRFIGLFWAVLLTREMGIAVYGAYAIAIAISVLITVPLDHYYVVRILRVDKPTFLGDRSTRLVGGLALLAVGAILLQGDHYLSGFAIGKAGGEMAFNAAKSEFIRVGHPARAMGLDTARQLIGFGATAAYFLGVDSPTLLGIAAWTLASFVPFLAWAAWISWGHRPLRPEITARTAAIIGEAVGGAVYAQADIVMLGALASKESAGYYAYGSLLIWSLAAVGQNYSYTFTERLREAGGHASAGPAVGPSVRLSLGLGGIVAAVAVVMPFADAPAELVWTFAILAVVAVPRTLSSIFTTVLAVQKRDRFRTVVTWISVAVKFPLLLAVGHLGGPAAAAAFLVSDIVMTYAYGRAVHRPVEVDEGRTP
- a CDS encoding glycosyltransferase family 4 protein, producing the protein MKVAFLLSKDPATTHGGDLTISRELMAISRSAHETVGLCLSPDVTSTRLDGDLWKVPKPAVAPAAIALRSLRRRRSLVHTRFDDDAYVEALDTIEADVYVADHSYMAEPFLRSRWAGSKPLLVNTVISESLVWSETRGIVGRIDSVRIRRDELRVARAARGVGTYDADEAAYYRSHGVPRARWLDVTLAPKPAVDVAASGRRLVFVGERAWPPNQQAFETLLEWWPDISRGIDDAELCVVGNRERTLALPPGVQDLGFVPDLDAFLGTCRAVVAPVTTGGGVRVKILDAASRGLPVVATSAAVGSLSSVFEIPPHDDREGFVEAARAMLLDRDAAAAEGTRIHTINADRWAAGVPQGTVLDWIAS